Proteins co-encoded in one Pseudomonas fluorescens genomic window:
- a CDS encoding YceD family protein: MLNDPIPPHVDPRKLADRGTTLQGELLLADLKRLCDPLSDDVGTVQAKLVFERDERKSVVIHSFIDTEVKMVCQRCLELVTLPIHSECSYAVVKEGANTQSLPKGYDVLELGEDPLDLQSLIEEELLLALPIVPAHHPEECQQPAGADEPEPSEDEVTRSNPFSVLAQLKRDPNV, encoded by the coding sequence ATGTTGAATGACCCGATTCCACCTCACGTTGACCCGCGCAAATTGGCTGACCGTGGCACCACCCTTCAAGGTGAACTGCTGCTGGCCGATTTGAAGAGACTCTGCGACCCGCTTTCCGACGATGTCGGTACGGTGCAGGCCAAACTCGTTTTTGAACGAGATGAACGTAAATCTGTGGTGATCCACAGCTTTATCGACACCGAAGTCAAAATGGTTTGCCAGCGTTGTCTTGAGCTGGTCACCCTGCCGATCCACAGCGAGTGCAGTTACGCTGTAGTGAAGGAGGGTGCGAATACCCAGTCGTTACCGAAAGGTTATGACGTGCTGGAACTGGGCGAAGATCCATTGGATCTGCAGTCACTGATCGAGGAGGAGCTTCTGCTCGCCTTGCCCATTGTGCCTGCTCATCATCCGGAAGAATGCCAGCAGCCGGCGGGAGCAGATGAGCCCGAACCGAGCGAGGACGAGGTAACGCGGTCCAACCCGTTCAGTGTATTGGCGCAGTTAAAGCGTGACCCAAACGTTTAG